The following are from one region of the Muntiacus reevesi chromosome 3, mMunRee1.1, whole genome shotgun sequence genome:
- the CHRND gene encoding acetylcholine receptor subunit delta isoform X2: MEGSVLTLGLLAALVVCGSWGLNEEERLIRHLFEEKAYNKELRPAAHKEESVEISLALTLSNLISLGWTDSRLQWDAEDFGNISVLRLPADMVWLPEIVLENNNDGSFQISYSCNVLIYPSGFVYWLPPAIFRSSCPISVTYFPFDWQNCSLKFSSLKYTTKEITLSLRQDEEDGRSYPVEWIIIDPEGFTENGEWEIVHRPARVNVDPSAPLDSPNRQDVTFYLIIRRKPLFYVINILVPCVLISFMINLVFYLPADCGEKTSMAISVLLAQSVFLLLISKRLPATSMAIPLIGKFLLFGMVLVTMVVVICVIVLNIHFRTPSTHVLSERVKKLFLETLPEILHMSRPAEDGPSPGTLIRRSSSLGYISKAEEYFSLKSRSDLMFEKQSERHGLARRLTTARRPPAGSEQAQQELFSELKPAVDGANFIVNHMKDQNNYNEEKDCWNRVARTVDRLCLFVVTPIMVVGTAWIFLQGAYNQPPPQPFPGDPFSYREKDKRFI; the protein is encoded by the exons ATGGAAGGGTCTGTGTTAACGCTGGGGCTGCTGGCTGCCCTGGTCGTGTGCG gcAGCTGGGGCTTGAACGAGGAGGAGCGGCTGATCCGGCACCTGTTTGAGGAGAAGGCCTACAACAAGGAACTGCGGCCCGCAGCGCACAAAGAGGAGAGCGTGGAGATCTCCCTGGCTCTCACCCTCTCCAACCTCATCTCCCTG GGCTGGACAGACAGCCGGCTGCAGTGGGACGCTGAAGACTTTGGGAACATCAGCGTCCTGCGCCTGCCTGCTGACATGGTGTGGCTCCCAGAGATTGTGCTGGAGAACAA CAATGACGGCTCCTTCCAGATCTCCTACTCCTGCAACGTGCTCATCTATCCCTCGGGCTTTGTCTACTGGCTGCCGCCTGCCATCTTCCGCTCCTCCTGCCCCATCTCGGTCACCTACTTCCCCTTCGACTGGCAGAACTGCTCCCTGAAGTTCAG TTCGCTCAAGTACACGACCAAGGAGATCACCCTGAGCCTGAGGCAGGATGAAGAAGACGGCCGCTCCTATCCCGTGGAGTGGATCATCATCGATCCCGAGGGCTTCACAG AGAATGGGGAATGGGAGATAGTACACCGGCCAGCCAGGGTCAACGTGGACCCCAGTGCGCCGCTGGACAGTCCCAACCGCCAGGACGTCACCTTCTACCTCATTATCCGCCGCAAGCCGCTCTTCTACGTCATCAACATCCTGGTGCCCTGCGTGCTCATCTCTTTCATGATCAACCTGGTCTTCTACCTGCCGGCCGACT GTGGCGAGAAGACATCCATGGCCATCTCGGTGCTCCTGGCCCAGTCTGTCTTCCTGCTGCTCATTTCCAAGCGGCTGCCAGCCACGTCCATGGCCATCCCCCTCATCGGCAA GTTCCTGCTCTTTGGCATGGTGCTGGTGACCATGGTCGTGGTGATCTGTGTCATCGTGCTCAACATTCACTTCCGCACACCCAGCACCCACGTGCTGTCTGAGCGGGTGAAGAAG CTCTTCCTGGAGACCCTTCCTGAGATCCTGCACATGTCCCGCCCGGCGGAGGATGGGCCCAGCCCCGGGACCCTGATCCGGAGAAGCAGCTCCCTGGGCTACATCTCCAAGGCAGAGGAGTACTTTTCACTCAAGTCCCGAAGTGACCTCATGTTTGAGAAGCAGTCAGAGCGGCATGGGCTGGCTCGGCGCCTCACCACGGCAC GCCGGCCTCCAGCAGGCTCTGAGCAGGCCCAGCAGGAACTCTTCAGTGAGCTGAAGCCAGCTGTAGATGGGGCCAACTTCATCGTCAACCACATGAAGGACCAGAACAATTACAATGAG GAGAAGGACTGCTGGAACCGGGTCGCTCGCACCGTGGACCGACTCTGCCTATTCGTGGTGACACCCATCATGGTGGTGGGCACAGCCTGGATCTTCCTGCAGGGCGCCTACAACCAGCCTCCACCCCAGCCTTTCCCTGGGGACCCCTTCTCTTACCGTGAGAAGGACAAGCGCTTCATCTAG
- the PRSS56 gene encoding serine protease 56 — MLLAALLLLLPPLPDSRSAHGHPLYMRVPPSTLQALSAQGTKVLQAAQRSAQWAVNRVAMEIQHRLHECRSSPGRPRPQAPLLQDSPEPGPCGERRPGDVNVTRAHGRIVGGSAAPPGAWPWLVRLQLGGQPLCGGVLVAASWVLTAAHCFAGAPNELLWTVTLAEGPRGEPAEEVQVNRIVPHPKFDPRTFHNDLALVQLWTPVSPTGAARPVCLPREPQEPPAGTPCAIAGWGALFEDGPEAEAVREARVPLLSADTCRRALGAGLRPSSMLCAGYLAGGIDSCQGDSGGPLTCSEPGPRPKEVLYGVTSWGDGCGEPGKPGVYTRVAVFKDWLQEQMSASPFSREPSCRELLAWDPSEEPQTEAAPPCAVYAHLCLGPAGACARLAHQQCLQRRRRCELRSLAHTLLELLRGAQELFGPRPGVRRLAPAPARPPPSLRDSSRHPSREQRLHSGSPPRAAGPRFPKRRSERRGEVNGCPGLEPLRQKLATLQGTHAWILQVPPERLAMDFNEVLADLGSKTLTGLFRAWVWAGLGGRHVVFGGLVGLEPATLARSLPRLLLQALQAFRLAALAEAEPKGALKGSRQGRELGRKGRHPFSPHMAPARWP, encoded by the exons ATGCTGCTGGccgcgctgctgctgctgctgccgcccctCCCAGACTCACGGTCTGCCCACGGGCACCCGCTGTACATGCGCGTGCCCCCCAGCACCCTGCAAG CTCTGTCCGCCCAGGGGACGAAGGTGTTGCAGGCTGCCCAGAGAAGCGCCCAGTGGGCGGTGAATCGGGTGGCGATGGAGATTCAGCACAGACTGCACGAGTGCCGGAGCT CACCTGGGCGTCCCAGGCCTCAAGCCCCGCTCCTGCAGGATTCACCTGAGCCAG GGCCGTGTGGCGAGAGGCGCCCGGGCGACGTCAACGTGACGCGGGCTCACGGCCGCATTGTGGGGGGCAGCGCGGCACCGCCAGGGGCCTGGCCCTGGCTGGTGAGGCTGCAGCTCGGCGGGCAGCCTCTGTGCGGCGGCGTCCTGGTGGCCGCGTCCTGGGTGCTCACGGCGGCGCACTGCTTCGCGGG CGCCCCGAACGAGCTTCTGTGGACCGTGACGCTGGCCGAGGGACCCCGGGGGGAACCGGCGGAGGAGGTGCAGGTGAACCGCATCGTGCCCCACCCGAAG tttGACCCTCGGACCTTCCACAACGACCTGGCCCTGGTGCAGCTGTGGACTCCGGTGAGCCCGACGGGGGCGGCGCGTCCCGTGTGCCTGCCCCGGGAGCCCCAGGAGCCCCCCGCAGGCACTCCTTGCGCCATCGCGGGCTGGGGTGCCCTCTTCGAAG ATGGGCCAGAGGCCGAGGCGGTGAGGGAGGCCCGTGTGCCCCTACTCAGCGCCGACACCTGCAGGAGGGCCCTGGGAGCAGGGCTACGCCCCAGCAGCATGCTCTGTGCCGGCTACCTGGCCGGGGGCATCGATTCGTGCCAG GGTGACTCGGGAGGCCCCCTGACCTGTTCTGAGCCCGGCCCCCGCCCCAAGGAGGTCCTGTACGGGGTCACCTCCTGGGGGGACGGATGCGGggagccagggaagcctggggtctaCACCCGTGTGGCTGTGTTCAAGGACTGGCTCCAGGAGCAGATGAGCG cctCTCCTTTCAGCCGGGAGCCCAGCTGCAGGGAGCTTCTGGCTTGGGACCCGTCGGAGGAACCGCAGACAGAGGCCGCCCCACCCTGCGCTGTCTACGCCCACTTATGCCTGGGGCCCGCGGGCGCCTGTGCGCGTCTGGCGCACCAGCAGTGTCTGCAGCGCCGGCGGCGATGTG AGCTGCGCTCGCTGGCGCACACCCTTCTGGAGCTGCTGCGAGGGGCCCAGGAGCTGTTCGGCCCGCGCCCGGGGGTGCGCCGCCTGGCACCAGCCCCGGCTCGCCCCCCTCCGTCGCTCCGGGATTCTTCCAGGCACCCCTCCcgggagcagcggctgcactcAG GATCGCCTCCCCGGGCTGCGGGCCCTCGGTTCCCTAAGCGGAGGTCGGAGCGGCGCGGGGAAGTGAATG GCTGCCCTGGGCTGGAGCCCCTGCGGCAGAAGCTGGCCACCCTCCAGGGCACCCACGCCTGGATCTTGCAGGTGCCCCCGGAGCGCCTGGCCATGGACTTTAACGAG GTCCTGGCAGATCTGGGCTCCAAGACACTAACCGGGCTCTTCCGAGCCTGGGTTTGGGCAGGCTTGGGGGGCCGGCACGTGGTCTTCGGTGGCCTGGTGGGTCTGGAGCCAGCCACGCTGGCCCGAAGCCTTCCCCGGCTGCTGCTGCAGGCCCTGCAGGCCTTCCGCCTGGCAGCCCTGGCAGAGGCAGAGCCCAAGGGAGCCCTCAAGGGTTCAAGGCAGGGCCGAGAGCTGGGGAGGAAGGGGCGCCACCCATTCAGCCCTCACATGGCCCCAGCCAGGTGGCCCTGA
- the CHRND gene encoding acetylcholine receptor subunit delta isoform X1, which yields MEGSVLTLGLLAALVVCGSWGLNEEERLIRHLFEEKAYNKELRPAAHKEESVEISLALTLSNLISLKEVEETLTTNVWIEQGWTDSRLQWDAEDFGNISVLRLPADMVWLPEIVLENNNDGSFQISYSCNVLIYPSGFVYWLPPAIFRSSCPISVTYFPFDWQNCSLKFSSLKYTTKEITLSLRQDEEDGRSYPVEWIIIDPEGFTENGEWEIVHRPARVNVDPSAPLDSPNRQDVTFYLIIRRKPLFYVINILVPCVLISFMINLVFYLPADCGEKTSMAISVLLAQSVFLLLISKRLPATSMAIPLIGKFLLFGMVLVTMVVVICVIVLNIHFRTPSTHVLSERVKKLFLETLPEILHMSRPAEDGPSPGTLIRRSSSLGYISKAEEYFSLKSRSDLMFEKQSERHGLARRLTTARRPPAGSEQAQQELFSELKPAVDGANFIVNHMKDQNNYNEEKDCWNRVARTVDRLCLFVVTPIMVVGTAWIFLQGAYNQPPPQPFPGDPFSYREKDKRFI from the exons ATGGAAGGGTCTGTGTTAACGCTGGGGCTGCTGGCTGCCCTGGTCGTGTGCG gcAGCTGGGGCTTGAACGAGGAGGAGCGGCTGATCCGGCACCTGTTTGAGGAGAAGGCCTACAACAAGGAACTGCGGCCCGCAGCGCACAAAGAGGAGAGCGTGGAGATCTCCCTGGCTCTCACCCTCTCCAACCTCATCTCCCTG AAAGAAGTTGAAGAGACCCTCACCACGAATGTGTGGATCGAGCAG GGCTGGACAGACAGCCGGCTGCAGTGGGACGCTGAAGACTTTGGGAACATCAGCGTCCTGCGCCTGCCTGCTGACATGGTGTGGCTCCCAGAGATTGTGCTGGAGAACAA CAATGACGGCTCCTTCCAGATCTCCTACTCCTGCAACGTGCTCATCTATCCCTCGGGCTTTGTCTACTGGCTGCCGCCTGCCATCTTCCGCTCCTCCTGCCCCATCTCGGTCACCTACTTCCCCTTCGACTGGCAGAACTGCTCCCTGAAGTTCAG TTCGCTCAAGTACACGACCAAGGAGATCACCCTGAGCCTGAGGCAGGATGAAGAAGACGGCCGCTCCTATCCCGTGGAGTGGATCATCATCGATCCCGAGGGCTTCACAG AGAATGGGGAATGGGAGATAGTACACCGGCCAGCCAGGGTCAACGTGGACCCCAGTGCGCCGCTGGACAGTCCCAACCGCCAGGACGTCACCTTCTACCTCATTATCCGCCGCAAGCCGCTCTTCTACGTCATCAACATCCTGGTGCCCTGCGTGCTCATCTCTTTCATGATCAACCTGGTCTTCTACCTGCCGGCCGACT GTGGCGAGAAGACATCCATGGCCATCTCGGTGCTCCTGGCCCAGTCTGTCTTCCTGCTGCTCATTTCCAAGCGGCTGCCAGCCACGTCCATGGCCATCCCCCTCATCGGCAA GTTCCTGCTCTTTGGCATGGTGCTGGTGACCATGGTCGTGGTGATCTGTGTCATCGTGCTCAACATTCACTTCCGCACACCCAGCACCCACGTGCTGTCTGAGCGGGTGAAGAAG CTCTTCCTGGAGACCCTTCCTGAGATCCTGCACATGTCCCGCCCGGCGGAGGATGGGCCCAGCCCCGGGACCCTGATCCGGAGAAGCAGCTCCCTGGGCTACATCTCCAAGGCAGAGGAGTACTTTTCACTCAAGTCCCGAAGTGACCTCATGTTTGAGAAGCAGTCAGAGCGGCATGGGCTGGCTCGGCGCCTCACCACGGCAC GCCGGCCTCCAGCAGGCTCTGAGCAGGCCCAGCAGGAACTCTTCAGTGAGCTGAAGCCAGCTGTAGATGGGGCCAACTTCATCGTCAACCACATGAAGGACCAGAACAATTACAATGAG GAGAAGGACTGCTGGAACCGGGTCGCTCGCACCGTGGACCGACTCTGCCTATTCGTGGTGACACCCATCATGGTGGTGGGCACAGCCTGGATCTTCCTGCAGGGCGCCTACAACCAGCCTCCACCCCAGCCTTTCCCTGGGGACCCCTTCTCTTACCGTGAGAAGGACAAGCGCTTCATCTAG